From Burkholderia pseudomultivorans, the proteins below share one genomic window:
- a CDS encoding DUF4148 domain-containing protein — protein sequence MNTSMLIAASMAVVSFAGFAAPASAQALTRAEVRQALIEAEEQGSRFVTDTSYPAVSPLFEGAAAALQRDQANSGVGGHAGGASEAGRPAAMPAVPAAGACVGPVSYCSVYFGS from the coding sequence ATGAACACGTCCATGTTGATCGCCGCGTCGATGGCGGTCGTTTCGTTCGCAGGTTTCGCCGCGCCCGCATCGGCGCAGGCGCTGACGCGCGCCGAAGTGCGCCAGGCATTGATCGAGGCCGAGGAGCAGGGTTCGCGCTTCGTGACCGACACGTCGTATCCGGCCGTCAGCCCCTTGTTCGAAGGCGCGGCTGCCGCACTGCAGCGCGACCAGGCGAACAGCGGGGTCGGCGGCCATGCCGGCGGTGCGTCCGAGGCGGGCAGGCCGGCCGCGATGCCGGCGGTCCCGGCTGCCGGCGCGTGTGTGGGCCCGGTGAGCTACTGTTCGGTGTATTTCGGAAGCTGA
- a CDS encoding cytochrome b produces MSTPARYDAVARLLHWLIVALVVAQYAIGWTMPDIHRGTQPVGLIAAHLIVGTALLAAMVCRVLWRATHRPPASELSPAMRALSGVTHAGLYVLLIVVPLLGWINASSRAWTVTLLGVVPLPALSAAGSGFGHAMGDVHGILAWVLLACIGLHVGAALLHRFVLRDGVVQRMMPW; encoded by the coding sequence ATGTCCACGCCCGCCCGATACGATGCAGTCGCACGCCTTCTCCACTGGTTGATCGTGGCGCTCGTCGTCGCGCAGTATGCGATCGGCTGGACGATGCCCGACATCCATCGCGGCACGCAGCCGGTCGGCCTGATCGCCGCGCACCTGATCGTCGGCACCGCCCTGCTCGCCGCGATGGTGTGCCGCGTGCTGTGGCGCGCGACGCACCGGCCGCCCGCCAGCGAGTTGTCGCCCGCGATGCGCGCGCTGTCGGGCGTCACGCATGCCGGGCTCTATGTGCTGCTGATCGTGGTGCCGCTGCTCGGCTGGATCAACGCGTCGTCGCGCGCATGGACCGTGACGCTGCTCGGTGTCGTCCCGTTGCCGGCGCTGTCGGCGGCCGGCTCCGGGTTCGGTCACGCGATGGGCGACGTGCACGGCATCCTCGCGTGGGTGCTGCTCGCCTGCATCGGCCTGCATGTCGGCGCCGCGCTGCTGCATCGCTTCGTGCTGCGCGACGGCGTGGTGCAGCGAATGATGCCGTGGTGA
- a CDS encoding aspartyl/asparaginyl beta-hydroxylase domain-containing protein has protein sequence MSAVYDYAAGLLRTLYDRHLDSGAVLDTAAFPDADRFVRAWPAIRAEALVVARDLPRIPRFHEIMSEQRDISANDARDWRMFIMQAYGQPFPRNLSRCPSVASLVAASPDVLSASLSFLAPGKHIPPHRGPFRGILRGYLVLSMPKRADGTPAAVLKVDGREYRLDEGRFLLWDDTFEHEVWNDSDEVRIVLLLDIRRRGMPRLLTWLSNAVIGVVRLGIRIRGGSIPV, from the coding sequence ATGTCCGCCGTCTACGATTACGCCGCCGGCCTGCTGCGCACGCTGTACGACCGCCATCTCGACAGCGGCGCCGTGCTCGATACGGCCGCCTTCCCCGACGCCGATCGTTTCGTTCGCGCGTGGCCGGCGATCCGCGCCGAAGCGCTGGTCGTCGCGCGCGACCTGCCGCGCATCCCGCGCTTCCACGAAATCATGAGCGAGCAGCGCGACATCTCGGCCAACGACGCACGCGACTGGCGCATGTTCATCATGCAGGCGTACGGGCAGCCGTTTCCGCGCAACCTGTCGCGCTGCCCGAGCGTCGCGTCGCTCGTCGCGGCGTCGCCGGACGTGCTGTCGGCATCGCTGTCGTTCCTCGCGCCGGGCAAGCACATCCCGCCGCATCGCGGCCCGTTCCGCGGCATCCTGCGCGGCTATCTCGTGCTGTCGATGCCGAAGCGCGCGGACGGCACGCCGGCGGCCGTGCTGAAGGTCGACGGTCGCGAGTACCGGCTCGACGAAGGCCGCTTCCTGCTGTGGGACGACACGTTCGAGCACGAGGTGTGGAACGACAGCGACGAAGTGCGGATCGTGCTGCTGCTCGACATTCGCCGGCGCGGGATGCCGCGCCTGCTTACATGGCTGTCGAATGCGGTGATCGGCGTCGTGCGGCTCGGCATTCGCATTCGCGGCGGATCGATTCCGGTCTAG
- the otnI gene encoding 2-oxo-tetronate isomerase: MPRFAANLSMMYNEHAFLERFAAAAHDGFKAVEYLFPYDFSADDIRARLDAHGLEQALFNAPPGDWAAGERGIASLPGREDEFRRGIDQALDYARVLGNKKLHVMAGLVAPGADRARHRDTYVANLRHAAQAAAAHGITVLIEPINQRDMPGYFVSRQDDAHALCADIGAPNVKVQFDCYHCQIVEGDLAMKLRRDFAGIGHIQIAGVPERHEPDLGELNYPYLFELIDALGYDGWIGCEYRPKAGTSEGLGWLRAYL, translated from the coding sequence ATGCCACGCTTCGCCGCCAACCTCTCGATGATGTACAACGAGCATGCGTTCCTCGAACGCTTCGCCGCTGCCGCCCACGACGGCTTCAAGGCCGTCGAGTACCTGTTCCCGTACGACTTCTCCGCCGACGACATCCGCGCGCGCCTCGACGCGCACGGCCTCGAACAGGCGCTGTTCAACGCGCCGCCCGGCGACTGGGCCGCCGGCGAACGCGGCATCGCGTCGCTGCCGGGCCGCGAGGACGAGTTCCGGCGCGGCATCGACCAGGCGCTCGACTATGCGCGCGTGCTCGGCAACAAGAAGCTGCACGTGATGGCCGGCCTGGTCGCGCCGGGCGCCGACCGCGCGCGCCATCGCGACACCTATGTCGCGAACCTGCGCCACGCGGCGCAGGCCGCCGCCGCGCACGGCATCACGGTCCTGATCGAGCCGATCAACCAGCGCGACATGCCCGGCTATTTCGTGAGCCGGCAGGACGATGCGCACGCGCTCTGCGCGGACATCGGCGCGCCGAACGTGAAGGTGCAGTTCGACTGCTATCACTGCCAGATCGTCGAAGGCGATCTCGCGATGAAGCTCAGGCGCGACTTCGCCGGCATCGGCCATATCCAGATCGCGGGCGTGCCCGAGCGTCACGAGCCGGACCTCGGCGAACTCAACTACCCGTATCTGTTCGAGCTGATCGACGCGCTCGGCTACGACGGCTGGATCGGCTGCGAGTACCGACCGAAGGCCGGCACGTCGGAAGGACTCGGCTGGCTGCGCGCCTACCTGTAA
- a CDS encoding ATP-binding protein encodes MSRSIRRRVSLMAVGCVTVVWIAAVFGSFRHATREIGEWDDARLVEYASLLAVLSPGDLDRLARSPPDARVELPGRGSDPESDGDRLPRDVLFEVRDARGSVIASSLPAAAAGLPDVRDMRNAPETIVIRGAEWRTHTLRDHASGRSIRVMETANTHSDLATGIARGIVWPLIGALPVLALLLWYAIGRSLAPLKTLSTAIGARDARSLEPLAIATVPDEVRTLVDAIDRLLARLRQSIGRERAFTSDAAHELKTPLAAIKVQAQVALTTDDPARKQLAMQRVVQGVDRSARLAEQLLLLARLDEYEPIPTRAVGIGELVGAAVERHLAQASDKAIEIVAGELSARAIQADPILIGILLDNLLDNAIKYGRRGGRVEIGAHDDGATQRIVVRDDGPGVAADEHERIGDRFYRGSGTQAPGSGLGLSIVKRIAQYFGGSVQFGRGIDGAGLGVAIVLPSANAVASAAPA; translated from the coding sequence ATGTCGCGCTCGATTCGACGCCGCGTGTCGTTGATGGCGGTCGGCTGCGTGACCGTCGTGTGGATCGCCGCGGTGTTCGGCAGCTTCCGGCATGCGACGCGCGAAATCGGCGAATGGGACGATGCGCGCCTCGTCGAATACGCGTCGCTGCTCGCCGTCCTGTCGCCGGGCGATCTCGACCGGCTCGCCCGCTCTCCGCCCGATGCGCGCGTCGAACTGCCCGGCCGCGGCTCCGACCCGGAAAGCGACGGCGATCGCCTGCCGCGCGACGTGCTGTTCGAGGTGCGCGATGCACGGGGCAGCGTCATCGCGTCGAGCCTTCCGGCCGCTGCCGCCGGCCTGCCGGACGTGCGCGACATGCGCAATGCACCGGAAACGATCGTCATCCGCGGCGCCGAATGGCGCACGCACACGTTGCGCGATCACGCATCGGGGCGGTCGATCCGCGTGATGGAGACGGCGAACACGCACAGCGATCTCGCAACCGGCATCGCGCGCGGCATCGTCTGGCCGCTGATCGGCGCACTGCCGGTGCTGGCGCTGCTGCTCTGGTACGCGATCGGGCGCAGCCTCGCGCCGCTGAAAACCTTGTCCACCGCAATCGGCGCGCGCGACGCGCGCTCGCTCGAGCCGCTCGCCATCGCGACCGTGCCCGATGAAGTGCGCACGCTGGTCGACGCGATCGATCGCCTGCTCGCGCGGCTGCGGCAGTCGATCGGGCGCGAGCGCGCCTTCACGTCCGACGCCGCGCACGAACTGAAGACGCCGCTGGCCGCGATCAAGGTGCAGGCGCAGGTGGCGCTGACGACCGACGATCCGGCGCGCAAGCAGCTCGCGATGCAGCGCGTCGTGCAGGGCGTCGATCGCAGCGCACGCCTCGCCGAGCAATTGCTGCTGCTCGCGCGCCTCGACGAATACGAACCCATTCCGACGCGCGCCGTCGGCATCGGCGAACTCGTCGGCGCGGCCGTCGAGCGCCATCTCGCGCAGGCGTCGGACAAGGCGATCGAGATCGTCGCCGGCGAGCTCTCCGCACGGGCGATCCAGGCCGATCCGATCCTGATCGGCATCCTGCTCGACAATCTGCTCGACAACGCGATCAAGTACGGCCGTCGCGGCGGCCGCGTCGAGATTGGAGCGCACGACGACGGCGCGACCCAGCGCATCGTCGTGCGCGACGACGGGCCGGGCGTCGCCGCCGACGAGCACGAGCGGATCGGCGACCGCTTCTATCGCGGCAGCGGCACGCAAGCGCCCGGCAGCGGGCTCGGGCTGTCGATCGTCAAGCGCATTGCGCAATACTTCGGCGGCAGCGTGCAGTTCGGGCGCGGCATCGACGGCGCGGGCCTCGGTGTCGCGATCGTGCTGCCGTCGGCGAATGCCGTCGCGTCGGCCGCGCCTGCTTAA
- the hpnI gene encoding bacteriohopanetetrol glucosamine biosynthesis glycosyltransferase HpnI, whose translation MVLLHELHALDGAMSMVCGLAVLLGIAYTVTASVLVGRFFARPSAPPRDYPGVTVAKPLHGDEWHLVQHLESFFVQDYPGPVQHLFGVHDAGDAALAAVDALRVRYPDANIKVVADARLYGPNRKIANLVNMLEHAEHAVLCLADSDVLVERDYLRAVVGALQQPDVGIVTSVYRGVPSPGVWPAFAAAMTNFHFLPGVITGLFIGRARPCFGQTIAITRATLERIGGLARFAHHLAEDHALGEAVRQVGARVVIPPFVVGHACVEQTFATLYAHELRWSCTIRAADRLGHAGSVLMHPFPLALLTALLSGGTSAAWGLTVAALAARALLVLRTSRATGAGMRGAVWLPLVDVVQFAVFVSSFFSSHVVWRGKRFRVDRQGRLSPAGEA comes from the coding sequence ATGGTTTTGCTGCATGAGCTGCACGCGCTTGACGGCGCGATGTCGATGGTCTGCGGGTTGGCCGTGCTGCTGGGCATCGCCTATACGGTGACGGCCAGCGTACTGGTCGGCAGGTTCTTCGCGCGGCCCTCGGCGCCGCCGCGCGACTATCCGGGCGTCACGGTCGCGAAGCCGCTGCACGGCGACGAATGGCATCTCGTACAGCATCTCGAAAGCTTCTTCGTACAGGATTATCCGGGGCCGGTACAGCACCTGTTCGGCGTGCACGATGCGGGCGATGCCGCGCTGGCGGCCGTCGACGCGCTGCGCGTGCGTTATCCGGACGCGAACATCAAGGTCGTCGCCGATGCGCGGCTGTACGGCCCGAACCGCAAGATCGCCAATCTCGTCAACATGCTCGAACACGCGGAACACGCGGTGCTCTGTCTGGCCGACAGCGACGTGCTCGTCGAGCGCGACTATCTGCGCGCGGTCGTCGGCGCGCTACAGCAGCCCGATGTCGGCATCGTGACGAGCGTGTATCGCGGGGTGCCGTCGCCGGGTGTCTGGCCTGCCTTCGCCGCCGCGATGACCAACTTCCATTTCCTGCCGGGCGTGATTACGGGGCTGTTCATCGGGCGCGCGCGGCCGTGCTTCGGGCAGACGATCGCGATCACGCGCGCGACGCTCGAACGCATCGGCGGGCTTGCCCGCTTCGCGCATCACCTGGCCGAAGATCACGCGCTCGGCGAAGCGGTGCGGCAGGTCGGCGCGCGCGTCGTGATCCCGCCGTTCGTGGTCGGGCACGCGTGCGTCGAACAGACCTTCGCGACGCTGTACGCGCACGAATTGCGCTGGAGTTGCACGATTCGCGCGGCGGACCGGCTCGGCCATGCCGGCTCGGTGCTGATGCATCCGTTTCCGCTCGCGCTGCTGACCGCGCTGCTGTCGGGCGGCACGAGCGCCGCGTGGGGGCTGACCGTCGCGGCGCTCGCGGCGCGCGCGCTGCTGGTGCTGAGGACGAGCCGCGCGACCGGCGCCGGCATGCGCGGCGCGGTCTGGCTGCCGCTGGTGGATGTCGTGCAGTTCGCGGTATTCGTGTCGAGCTTCTTTTCGTCGCATGTCGTGTGGCGCGGCAAGCGCTTTCGCGTCGATCGTCAGGGCCGGCTCTCGCCGGCGGGCGAGGCGTGA
- a CDS encoding response regulator encodes MRLLLVEDDDLIGSGLEISLSQAGYHVDWLRDGHAAAAALATTRFALVVLDLGLPGKSGTQLLRALREAGDTVPVLVLTARGNVADRVSGLDDGADDYLAKPFDLSEVLARCRALVRRSQGRAGDEIVWRDITIDLGTHTVTRDAARIALTAREWAILVQLVSHPGIPQSRARLEDGLYGWQEGLESNAIEVHVSNLRKKLGADLIRTVRGIGYVVDKP; translated from the coding sequence ATGCGACTCCTTCTTGTTGAAGACGACGACCTGATCGGCAGCGGCCTCGAAATCAGCCTGAGCCAGGCCGGCTATCACGTCGACTGGCTGCGCGACGGTCACGCGGCCGCCGCCGCGCTCGCGACCACGCGCTTCGCGCTCGTCGTGCTCGATCTCGGCCTGCCGGGCAAGTCGGGCACGCAACTGCTGCGAGCGCTGCGCGAGGCGGGCGACACGGTGCCGGTGCTCGTGCTGACCGCGCGCGGCAACGTGGCCGATCGCGTCAGCGGACTCGACGACGGCGCCGACGACTATCTCGCGAAACCGTTCGATCTGTCCGAAGTGCTCGCGCGCTGCCGCGCACTCGTGCGGCGCTCGCAGGGACGCGCCGGCGACGAGATCGTGTGGCGCGACATCACGATCGACCTGGGCACCCATACCGTGACGCGCGATGCAGCGCGCATCGCGCTCACCGCGCGCGAATGGGCGATCCTGGTGCAGCTCGTCAGCCACCCGGGCATCCCGCAGTCGCGCGCCCGCCTCGAGGACGGCCTGTACGGTTGGCAGGAAGGCCTCGAAAGCAATGCGATCGAAGTCCATGTGTCGAACCTGCGCAAGAAGCTCGGCGCGGACCTGATCCGCACCGTGCGGGGCATCGGCTACGTCGTCGACAAGCCATGA
- the denD gene encoding D-erythronate dehydrogenase gives MKVLITGGAGFLGQRLARKLLERGELTGPGGRPEKIDELVLLDVVKGSDFGDARVTSIVGDIADRAVLESAIDTQTGAIFHLAAIVSGQAEADFDLGMRINLDASRALLEVCRARGHQPRVVFTSSVAVYGGTLPEVVQDDTALNPQSSYGAEKAIAELLLCDYARRGFVDGRVLRLPTISVRPGRPNAAASSFASGIIREPLNGEESVCPVPGSTRLWLLSPRGAIDALVAGCELDGAQLGNKRVINLPGLSVSVDEMIAALRDVAGDEVVKRIRHEPDERVEKIVGSWPGRWDTTRAEALGLKGDTSFADVIRSHIEDERR, from the coding sequence ATGAAAGTACTGATCACCGGCGGCGCCGGCTTTCTCGGCCAGCGCCTCGCGCGCAAGCTGCTCGAGCGCGGCGAGCTGACCGGCCCCGGCGGCCGTCCCGAGAAGATCGACGAGCTGGTCCTGCTCGACGTCGTCAAGGGAAGCGATTTCGGCGATGCGCGCGTGACGTCGATCGTCGGCGACATCGCCGATCGCGCGGTGCTGGAAAGCGCGATCGACACGCAGACGGGCGCGATCTTTCATCTCGCGGCGATCGTCAGCGGGCAGGCGGAAGCCGACTTCGATCTCGGCATGCGGATCAATCTCGACGCGTCGCGCGCGCTGCTCGAAGTGTGCCGCGCACGCGGCCACCAGCCGCGCGTCGTGTTCACGAGCTCGGTCGCCGTCTACGGCGGCACGCTGCCCGAGGTCGTGCAGGACGACACCGCGCTGAATCCGCAATCGTCGTACGGCGCCGAGAAGGCGATCGCCGAGCTGCTGCTGTGCGACTACGCGCGACGCGGCTTCGTCGACGGCCGCGTGCTGCGCCTGCCGACCATCAGCGTGCGGCCCGGTCGGCCGAACGCGGCCGCGTCGTCGTTCGCGAGCGGCATCATCCGCGAACCGCTGAACGGCGAGGAAAGCGTGTGCCCGGTGCCGGGCTCGACGCGGCTGTGGCTGCTGTCGCCGCGCGGCGCGATCGATGCGCTCGTCGCGGGCTGCGAGCTCGACGGCGCGCAGCTCGGCAACAAGCGCGTGATCAACCTGCCCGGCCTGTCGGTCTCGGTCGACGAGATGATCGCCGCACTGCGCGACGTGGCGGGCGACGAAGTCGTGAAGCGGATCCGTCATGAGCCGGACGAACGCGTCGAGAAGATCGTCGGCAGCTGGCCCGGCCGCTGGGACACGACGCGCGCCGAAGCGCTCGGCCTCAAGGGCGACACGTCGTTCGCGGACGTGATCCGCAGCCATATCGAAGACGAACGGCGCTGA
- a CDS encoding MoaD/ThiS family protein yields the protein MAHLFFAASIQRHIETPERDVDARTLGDALETVFGEQPRLRGYILDDQGALRKHLAVFIDGRPVRDRQHLSDALDAASRVYVVQALSGG from the coding sequence ATGGCACACCTTTTCTTCGCCGCTTCGATCCAGCGGCATATCGAAACGCCCGAGCGCGACGTCGACGCGCGCACGCTCGGCGACGCGCTGGAGACGGTGTTCGGCGAGCAGCCCCGACTGCGCGGCTACATCCTCGACGACCAGGGCGCGCTGCGAAAGCATCTCGCGGTGTTCATCGACGGCCGGCCGGTGCGCGACCGGCAGCATCTGTCCGATGCGCTCGACGCCGCGAGCCGCGTCTATGTCGTGCAGGCACTGTCCGGCGGATAA
- a CDS encoding lysylphosphatidylglycerol synthase domain-containing protein: MRDACSGEAGGNGLSVRREARLRHAGRVAALGGLLIAVWLIGREHPLEILRRLQTAGAGLLLAALVHVLPMLANAWDWRMLIRGARRPSFATMLELVWIRESINGLLPVARIGGEIVSFGLLRRAGVRPATAVASLVADMQLTLVSQVVFALAAIGYVLGHVSSDTARIAAQLTLGMAAMMPILLLFVLVQHARPFERAMRAINRVTSGKVVALVGESARTDQSLRLIWRKTGIVVRYVAIWQTLQFVGHALELWIALRFLGADATFAQALVIEALIQMLSSIAFAMPGGLGVQEGGFVLIGGLLGFDAPTCLALAGARRVRDLLFYVPGLLAWQFAVRRRSASPR; the protein is encoded by the coding sequence ATGCGCGATGCCTGTTCCGGCGAGGCCGGCGGCAACGGGCTGTCCGTGCGCCGCGAGGCGCGGCTGCGGCATGCGGGGCGCGTGGCCGCGCTCGGCGGGCTGCTGATCGCCGTCTGGCTGATCGGGCGCGAGCATCCGCTGGAGATCCTGCGTCGGCTGCAGACGGCCGGCGCCGGGCTGTTGCTCGCCGCGCTGGTGCATGTGCTGCCGATGCTCGCGAATGCGTGGGACTGGCGGATGCTGATTCGCGGCGCGCGCCGGCCGTCGTTCGCGACGATGCTCGAGCTCGTGTGGATCCGCGAATCGATCAACGGCCTGCTGCCGGTCGCACGGATCGGCGGCGAGATCGTGTCGTTCGGCCTGCTCCGGCGCGCGGGCGTGCGGCCCGCGACGGCCGTGGCGAGCCTCGTCGCCGACATGCAGCTCACGCTGGTCAGCCAGGTCGTGTTCGCGCTCGCCGCGATCGGCTACGTGCTCGGGCACGTGTCGTCCGATACCGCGCGCATCGCGGCGCAGCTCACGCTCGGGATGGCCGCGATGATGCCGATCCTGCTGCTGTTCGTGCTGGTGCAGCATGCGCGGCCGTTCGAACGCGCGATGCGCGCGATCAATCGCGTGACGAGCGGCAAGGTGGTCGCGCTCGTCGGCGAGTCGGCGCGGACCGACCAGTCGCTGCGGCTGATCTGGCGAAAGACCGGCATCGTGGTGCGCTACGTCGCGATCTGGCAGACGCTGCAGTTCGTCGGCCATGCGCTCGAACTGTGGATCGCGCTGCGTTTTCTCGGCGCGGACGCGACCTTTGCACAGGCGCTGGTGATCGAGGCGCTGATCCAGATGCTGAGCAGCATCGCGTTCGCGATGCCGGGCGGGCTCGGCGTGCAGGAGGGCGGGTTCGTGCTGATCGGCGGACTGCTCGGCTTCGATGCGCCGACCTGCCTGGCGCTGGCCGGTGCGCGGCGCGTGCGCGACCTGCTGTTCTACGTTCCCGGCCTGTTGGCGTGGCAGTTCGCGGTGCGACGCCGGTCGGCGTCGCCGCGATGA